The genomic interval AGCTATAGGACATACTGCAAATTCCCCTATCGCTGCGATGGGTGATGACAGGAGGAGGTTTTACGGACTTCAATTTCACCCTGAGGTAGTACACACGCAGTTTGGGACGAGGATCCTCCACAATTTTGTTTACAATATATGCGGCTGTTCTGCCACATGGACGATGAAGTCATTTCTTGAATATTCCATTGAAAATATAAAAAAGAAGGTGGGCCGCAAACACGTCATATGCGCACTCAGCGGCGGGGTTGATTCCACAGTAGTTGCAACCCTTGTCAGCCGTGCAGTCGGCGGACAGCTTACCAGCATTTTTGTCAATAATGGCCTGCTTCGAAAGGATGAGGCAGAGAAGGTCCAGCAGATGTTCAGCGAGACACTGCACCTGAACCTAAGATATGTTGATGCATCTGAATCATTCCTCGAAAAACTCGAAGGTATTACAGACCCTGAGAAGAAGAGGAAGATTATTGGAAGAGAGTTTATAAGGGTATTTGAAAAAGAGGCCAAAAAGACCGGAAAGGCAGAGTTCCTTGCACAGGGGACCCTCTATCCGGATGTGATAGAGAGTGTATCGTTCAAGGGGCCGTCTGCAACTATCAAGACCCACCACAATGTTGGGGGGCTTCCGACTAAGATGCAGTTTGCCCTTATCGAGCCGTTGAGGGAGTTATTTAAGGACGAGGTGCGGGTTCTTGGTAAAGAGCTTGGCATACCTGACGAGATCCTCTGGAGGCAGCCATTCCCAGGTCCAGGTCTTGCGATACGGGTCCTTGGAGACGTAACTGAAGAGCGGTTGAGCATCCTAAGAGAGGCAGATGCGATAGTGATTGAAGAGATAAAGAGAGAAGGGCTTTACAAAGATATATGGCAGTCGTTTGCAGTGCTCCTTCCTGTCAAGACAGTAGGTGTGATGGGTGATGAGAGGACTTATGAGAACGTCGTTGCTCTCAGGGCAGTGACAAGCATGGACGGGATGACAGCAGACTGGGTGAAACTGCCGTATGAACTCCTTGGCAGGATATCCAACAGGATTATTAATGAGGTTAAAGGGGTGAACAGGGTAGTTTACGACATTAGTTCGAAGCCGCCAAGCACTATAGAGTGGGAATAGTTGTTGGAAGTCGTCATTCCCGCGCAAGCGGGAATCCAGTGACAGGTAATAGTTGTCGTGATGATGCGACCGTCATTCCCGCGTAAGCTGGAATCCAGTTTGATTGGAGATAAATTTGCAGGAGAGGTTGCAGAAGATCATATCAGCGGCAGGTGTAGCGTCAAGGCGGAAGGCTGAAGAGCTTATAGTGGAAGGGTGTGTCACTGTCAATGGCCGTATTGTAAGCGAACTTGGCGCCAAGGCTGACCCGGAAAAGGATGCAATAAAGGTCAGCGGCAAGCTTATCCATCTTCCCCAGAGTAAGACCTACATCGTCCTGAACAAACCAAGGGGATACATTACCTCTATGAAGGACCCTGAGGGGAGGCCTGTCGTAACGGAGCTTCTTAAAGGCGTCAAGGCAAGGGTGGTCCCGGTAGGACGGCTTGATTACGATACTGAAGGCCTCCTTATCCTGACAAATGACGGAGA from Nitrospirota bacterium carries:
- the guaA gene encoding glutamine-hydrolyzing GMP synthase translates to MKDIHTDKILVLDFGSQYTQLIARRVREARVYSEIMPYNVPFSKIRKFNPKGIILSGGPSSVYQKGAPLCSREVFRLNVPVLGICYGMQLMTHLFEGKVGKAQKREYGKAELYIDDDTSILEGIGNGSVVWMSHGDKIDAMPEGFSAIGHTANSPIAAMGDDRRRFYGLQFHPEVVHTQFGTRILHNFVYNICGCSATWTMKSFLEYSIENIKKKVGRKHVICALSGGVDSTVVATLVSRAVGGQLTSIFVNNGLLRKDEAEKVQQMFSETLHLNLRYVDASESFLEKLEGITDPEKKRKIIGREFIRVFEKEAKKTGKAEFLAQGTLYPDVIESVSFKGPSATIKTHHNVGGLPTKMQFALIEPLRELFKDEVRVLGKELGIPDEILWRQPFPGPGLAIRVLGDVTEERLSILREADAIVIEEIKREGLYKDIWQSFAVLLPVKTVGVMGDERTYENVVALRAVTSMDGMTADWVKLPYELLGRISNRIINEVKGVNRVVYDISSKPPSTIEWE